From Symphalangus syndactylus isolate Jambi chromosome X, NHGRI_mSymSyn1-v2.1_pri, whole genome shotgun sequence, the proteins below share one genomic window:
- the MID1IP1 gene encoding mid1-interacting protein 1 — protein sequence MMQICDTYNQKHSLFNAMNRFIGAVNNMDQTVMVPSLLRDVPLADPGLDNDVGVEVGGSGGCLEERTPPVPDSGSANGSFFAPSRDMYSHYVLLKSIRNDIEWGVLQQPPPPAGSEEGSAWKSKDILVDLGHLEGADAGEEDLEQQFHYHLRGLHTVLSKLTRKANILTNRYKQEIGFGNWGH from the coding sequence ATGATGCAAATCTGCGACACCTACAACCAGAAGCACTCGCTCTTTAACGCCATGAATCGCTTCATCGGCGCCGTGAACAACATGGACCAGACGGTGATGGTGCCCAGCTTGCTGCGCGACGTGCCCCTGGCTGACCCCGGGTTAGACAACGATGTTGGCGTGGAGGTAGGCGGCAGTGGCGGCTGCCTGGAGGAGCGCACACCCCCAGTCCCCGACTCGGGAAGCGCCAATGGCAGCTTTTTCGCGCCCTCTCGGGACATGTACAGCCACTACGTGCTGCTCAAGTCCATCCGCAACGACATCGAGTGGGGGGTCCTGCAGCAGCCGCCTCCACCGGCTGGGAGCGAGGAGGGCAGTGCCTGGAAGTCCAAGGACATCCTGGTGGACCTGGGCCACTTGGAGGGTGCGGACGCCGGCGAAGAAGACCTGGAGCAGCAGTTCCACTACCACCTGCGCGGGCTGCACACTGTGCTCTCGAAACTCACGCGCAAAGCCAACATCCTCACTAACAGATACAAGCAGGAGATCGGCTTCGGCAATTGGGGCCACTGA